A window of the Butyricimonas virosa genome harbors these coding sequences:
- a CDS encoding RagB/SusD family nutrient uptake outer membrane protein, which produces MKNIYFILAILVLLTQECNDFLEPKSQDKVVPKTVSQLRELLLGEIIQNKKDYTEYLSVMTDDFADQDGNQYEYRNQLWGYYTWQREPEEGRDLATRNDEAWSELYHAIFTCNIIIDKTPSMHGTDEEKNQLLAETYFLRAQAYFELINLYGEPYESAEQAEKALGVPINEEITIMDNIYSRETLAKVYAKIESDLHESITRFKNTEWTKNVVHPSLDVAYLFASRLHLYKKEYQSAKNYADSVINNERYQLYDLHTAGLTSYSYFINKNNPEIMFCYGMASFDFIYNYSSTYATYLVSDKIISLFSNDDLRKTTFWDKNKKPHKFSSTNSQSYGNTYRLSEAYLNRAEALVFLGKWESAITDINTIREKRIKNDYEITATNREDALNKVWEERRRELCFEKHRWFDLRRQGMPELRHIFTNGGSRKEYILPTGSKSYTLPIPKKIREQNKIIVNIERPEQQ; this is translated from the coding sequence ATGAAAAATATATATTTTATACTCGCAATTCTGGTTCTGTTGACACAAGAATGTAATGATTTCCTTGAACCTAAATCACAGGACAAAGTCGTTCCCAAAACGGTCTCCCAACTACGGGAACTCTTACTCGGAGAGATTATCCAAAACAAAAAAGACTACACCGAATATTTGTCCGTCATGACAGATGATTTCGCAGATCAAGACGGGAACCAGTATGAATATCGCAACCAACTATGGGGATACTACACGTGGCAACGGGAACCCGAAGAGGGAAGGGATCTGGCTACCAGAAATGACGAGGCATGGAGCGAACTATATCATGCCATTTTCACCTGCAATATTATCATCGATAAAACCCCTTCCATGCACGGTACGGATGAAGAAAAGAATCAACTACTGGCAGAGACTTATTTCCTGCGGGCCCAAGCTTATTTCGAGTTGATAAACTTGTACGGAGAACCCTACGAAAGTGCGGAGCAAGCCGAGAAAGCCCTCGGGGTCCCGATCAACGAGGAAATCACGATCATGGATAACATCTATTCCAGAGAAACTCTAGCGAAAGTGTATGCGAAAATAGAATCCGATTTGCACGAGTCAATCACACGTTTTAAAAATACGGAGTGGACCAAGAATGTTGTCCACCCAAGTCTGGACGTAGCTTACTTGTTTGCCTCCCGGCTGCATCTTTACAAAAAAGAGTACCAATCAGCCAAGAATTATGCCGACAGCGTTATTAATAACGAAAGATACCAGCTCTACGACCTACATACGGCCGGCCTGACTTCCTACTCCTATTTTATCAACAAAAATAACCCGGAGATCATGTTCTGTTACGGCATGGCCAGTTTTGATTTTATCTATAATTACTCTTCCACGTATGCAACATACCTTGTCTCCGATAAGATCATTTCACTTTTTAGTAATGATGACTTACGCAAAACCACATTTTGGGACAAGAACAAGAAACCACACAAATTCAGTAGCACGAATTCCCAGTCCTACGGGAATACCTACCGCCTGTCAGAAGCCTACCTGAACCGGGCCGAGGCCTTAGTTTTCTTGGGCAAGTGGGAATCAGCCATCACGGATATTAACACAATCAGGGAAAAGCGTATCAAGAACGATTACGAAATCACGGCCACCAACCGGGAGGATGCCCTGAACAAGGTTTGGGAAGAACGCAGGAGAGAACTTTGTTTCGAGAAACATCGCTGGTTCGACCTGAGAAGACAAGGAATGCCGGAACTACGACACATTTTCACGAACGGGGGAAGTCGGAAAGAGTACATTCTACCCACGGGAAGTAAATCCTATACACTACCCATCCCCAAAAAGATCAGAGAACAAAACAAGATTATCGTGAACATTGAACGCCCCGAACAGCAATAA
- a CDS encoding SusC/RagA family TonB-linked outer membrane protein, with product MKICTFILLVFNLGLSASGYSQQKKVTLDFKNATSKEFFAEIQKQTGYCFIFNTNQGEQIGEITISVRNKSVQEVMEEILRPTGFSYTFQNDIIVITPKMAEPEKNILTGLVFDENKQPLPGVTVLVKGSSNGVTTNTKGEFSIKLQEKDTLIFSFIGMESVTLPYIGQKTVTITLKSSKKELEEVVVTGYQVIEKRKLTSAVVSVKGSDVLDPINTSIDQMLQGKIPGLQAINQSGTPGVAPKIRIRGSSSISGSREPVWVVDGVILSDPIPLTPEEINSMDNVNLIGNAISFLNPEDIDRIDILKDASATALYGVRAANGVIVITTKRGQSGPPRVNFSTNLSVVARPNYSIMKQMNSKDRIEVSEEMQEKALHFNKYDPSEIGYEGALRDLWERRITYQEFNQQVKKLKEMNTDWYDLLFHTSFTQSYNLSVSGGSDRVNYYISAGYNDQKGVAKPEKYTRYNALAKVDVNLYPNLKIGADVSSARVKSKRTHSSVDLYQYAYETSRAIPAYNEDGSDYFYTTKEGLKNTAKDYYSPDIKFNIFHELDHSGYESTTSNTSMNFHLDWKLFSMFNWHTQFNLTTTHTNEQEWVDEQSTFAQSKRLLAYGVKEPDAKLASNYYTDTELPMGGILNEKDYRGQSYQLTSSLSYFQTFQKHEINAIAGIEINSRKMDGKTETNYGYLRERGHKFAKIVLENYSKYRNTVAENYPAITDTKDNKVSFYGAFTYTFDNRYSFNFNIRADGSNQFGKDISTRFLPIWSISGRWNAHEELFLQNVKWLEVLAVRGSFGIQGNVNEEQVPDMILTMGGMDNISEEYSSTLYKVPNDHLKWEKTQSYNLGINLVVLRGLLDVTLEGYKKTGKNMIVTKEITSTNGASRVAINRGSLRNKGWELSVGLKPLNRKDYGISLSFNTSKVYNKVTNADKEQNTSYTNYVNGSVITNGKPVNTFYSYQFDKLDANGYPTFKNYNEQYLEDGDGHKKGDFIISSYEEAYARAFVAMGSREPDLSGGLSADFRYKRFSLSSTFAFNLGHKVRLNNLYVANQTLPYPQQNMSTEYVNRWRKPGDENRTNIPRLSDDALRIGEWNDAYSKVYPQDLKYPIAASLWEMYNYSDLRTVSSSFLRCTNLSLNYRFPEEWCKRLFLNSLNLGFSVSNLFVIKDKALKGRDPEQISLGARSIPPQQTYSMRLSLNF from the coding sequence ATGAAGATTTGCACATTCATTCTTCTGGTTTTTAACCTCGGGTTGTCAGCCTCCGGCTACTCGCAGCAGAAAAAAGTCACGCTGGACTTCAAGAACGCTACAAGCAAGGAATTTTTCGCTGAGATTCAAAAACAAACAGGTTATTGTTTCATCTTTAACACCAATCAAGGTGAACAGATCGGGGAAATCACCATTTCCGTCAGAAATAAAAGTGTTCAGGAAGTCATGGAAGAAATACTGCGTCCCACGGGATTCTCGTACACTTTCCAGAATGACATCATCGTGATTACCCCCAAAATGGCAGAACCCGAGAAAAATATCTTAACCGGACTGGTTTTTGATGAAAACAAACAACCCCTGCCGGGAGTAACCGTCCTCGTGAAGGGATCAAGCAATGGAGTAACCACGAACACGAAAGGAGAATTTTCTATCAAATTACAGGAAAAGGACACCCTTATTTTCTCTTTTATCGGAATGGAATCCGTCACGTTACCCTATATCGGACAAAAAACGGTCACAATCACGCTCAAATCAAGCAAAAAAGAACTGGAAGAAGTGGTTGTTACAGGTTACCAAGTGATCGAAAAACGTAAACTGACTTCTGCCGTGGTGAGCGTGAAAGGTTCAGACGTGCTGGACCCGATCAACACGTCCATAGACCAGATGTTGCAGGGGAAAATCCCGGGATTACAGGCCATCAACCAGTCGGGGACACCTGGAGTAGCCCCAAAAATCAGAATTAGAGGCTCATCCTCTATCTCGGGAAGCCGGGAACCCGTGTGGGTGGTTGATGGCGTGATCCTTTCCGACCCAATACCACTTACCCCGGAAGAGATCAATAGCATGGATAATGTCAACCTGATCGGAAACGCAATTTCCTTTCTGAACCCGGAAGACATTGACCGGATCGACATCTTAAAAGATGCCTCTGCCACGGCTCTTTACGGAGTTCGTGCCGCCAACGGGGTAATCGTGATCACCACCAAAAGAGGCCAATCCGGCCCGCCAAGGGTGAACTTCTCAACGAATCTTTCCGTCGTTGCCCGCCCTAACTATTCCATCATGAAACAAATGAATTCGAAAGACCGCATCGAGGTCTCTGAAGAAATGCAGGAGAAAGCATTACATTTCAACAAATATGACCCGTCTGAAATCGGTTACGAAGGAGCGTTAAGGGACCTGTGGGAGCGTCGCATCACCTACCAGGAATTCAATCAACAAGTAAAAAAACTAAAGGAAATGAACACGGATTGGTACGATCTACTGTTCCACACCTCGTTCACGCAAAGTTATAACCTATCCGTTTCCGGGGGAAGCGATCGGGTGAATTATTACATATCAGCCGGGTACAACGATCAAAAAGGTGTGGCAAAACCGGAAAAATACACTCGCTACAACGCCTTGGCAAAAGTGGATGTCAATTTATACCCCAATCTAAAAATAGGGGCAGACGTTTCTTCCGCCCGGGTGAAAAGCAAGCGTACGCATAGTTCTGTCGATTTATACCAATACGCATACGAAACTTCCCGGGCTATTCCCGCCTACAACGAGGACGGAAGTGACTATTTTTACACCACGAAAGAAGGGTTGAAAAACACGGCAAAAGATTATTACTCGCCAGATATTAAATTCAATATATTTCACGAACTGGATCATTCCGGTTACGAGAGTACGACCAGCAACACGTCCATGAATTTCCACCTGGACTGGAAACTGTTCTCCATGTTCAACTGGCACACCCAATTCAACCTGACCACTACTCACACAAATGAACAGGAATGGGTGGACGAACAATCCACGTTCGCACAATCCAAACGGTTGCTCGCATACGGTGTCAAAGAACCCGATGCAAAATTAGCCTCCAATTATTACACGGACACGGAACTTCCCATGGGCGGGATCTTGAATGAAAAAGATTACCGGGGACAGTCCTACCAGTTAACAAGTTCCCTCAGTTACTTCCAAACATTCCAAAAACATGAAATTAATGCCATTGCCGGAATAGAAATCAACTCTAGGAAAATGGACGGTAAAACGGAAACAAATTACGGGTATCTTCGGGAACGGGGACATAAATTCGCCAAGATCGTTCTGGAAAACTACAGCAAGTACAGAAATACCGTAGCCGAAAACTATCCGGCTATCACGGACACTAAAGACAACAAAGTCTCTTTTTACGGAGCCTTTACCTACACGTTCGACAATAGGTACAGTTTCAATTTCAACATCCGAGCTGACGGTTCAAATCAATTCGGGAAAGATATTTCCACCCGTTTTCTACCGATATGGTCCATCTCCGGGAGATGGAACGCCCACGAAGAACTATTCCTTCAAAACGTAAAATGGCTGGAAGTTCTGGCCGTGCGGGGCTCTTTCGGTATACAAGGAAATGTCAACGAGGAACAAGTTCCCGACATGATCCTGACCATGGGAGGTATGGACAATATCTCGGAGGAGTATTCATCCACGCTATACAAGGTTCCCAATGACCATTTAAAATGGGAAAAGACACAATCCTACAACTTGGGAATCAATCTAGTTGTCTTGAGAGGATTACTTGACGTTACTCTGGAAGGATATAAAAAGACAGGAAAGAATATGATCGTGACCAAGGAAATCACCTCCACGAACGGAGCATCCCGGGTGGCCATCAACCGAGGTTCTCTCCGGAATAAAGGTTGGGAATTATCCGTCGGACTTAAACCTTTAAATCGCAAAGACTACGGAATAAGCCTATCCTTTAATACATCCAAGGTGTACAATAAAGTTACCAACGCTGATAAGGAGCAAAATACTTCTTATACAAATTACGTCAATGGAAGCGTGATTACCAACGGCAAACCGGTAAACACGTTCTACTCCTACCAATTTGATAAATTGGATGCAAATGGTTATCCGACATTCAAAAACTACAACGAACAATATCTGGAAGACGGGGATGGTCATAAAAAAGGTGATTTCATTATCAGCTCTTACGAAGAGGCATACGCTCGGGCTTTCGTCGCTATGGGAAGCCGGGAACCGGACTTAAGCGGTGGTCTTTCTGCCGACTTCCGGTATAAACGTTTCTCTCTAAGCTCCACATTCGCCTTTAACCTAGGCCATAAGGTTCGACTAAATAATCTCTACGTGGCAAATCAAACACTTCCCTATCCTCAGCAAAATATGAGTACAGAATACGTGAACAGATGGCGTAAACCCGGAGATGAAAATCGAACGAACATACCCCGTTTAAGTGATGACGCCTTGAGAATAGGAGAATGGAATGATGCCTACTCAAAAGTATATCCGCAGGATCTGAAATATCCAATCGCAGCATCTTTATGGGAAATGTATAATTATTCAGATTTACGAACAGTATCCAGTAGTTTCTTACGTTGTACGAACCTCTCCTTGAATTACAGATTCCCGGAAGAATGGTGCAAAAGGCTCTTCCTAAATTCATTGAATCTCGGATTCTCTGTTTCCAACCTTTTTGTTATCAAAGATAAAGCCCTCAAAGGACGGGACCCGGAACAAATCAGCCTTGGGGCACGTTCCATTCCACCACAACAAACTTATTCCATGCGGTTATCACTTAATTTTTAA
- a CDS encoding FecR family protein: MENKISKTQQEELTAWLEKDKKNRSFFQQVISPEKRMQKFETRKHIDSERAFSKFKKNTQPHKVKSIYRLSQYAAIFLVPVLVGLVYLLVNQEPATREISQSPITHGNNKAILILSQGETIDLSPDHALPALPEGIDLVLQGDKLVYISDSTTEKERQYHELVTPRGGEFKITLPDGTFVHLNSNSKLRFPKNFAPDKREIFLSGEAYFEVSKNTNKPFLVIAEDVQVKVYGTTFNINTLLENQIQTTLVKGSVGIQVQDSSQEYILKPSQQAIVQKTDGDITIRDVDTTPYTAWTEGIFLFDNERLETILDKLALWYDVELFYQNESVKNVCFTGYLKRYDNIDVILNAIESTVSATFHIKERTIIINKNEYTNR; encoded by the coding sequence ATGGAAAATAAAATTTCCAAGACACAGCAAGAAGAGTTAACCGCTTGGCTGGAAAAAGACAAAAAGAATCGCTCCTTCTTTCAACAGGTTATCTCCCCCGAAAAGAGGATGCAAAAGTTTGAAACCCGAAAACACATCGATTCCGAAAGAGCATTTTCAAAATTCAAAAAGAATACCCAACCTCATAAAGTAAAATCTATTTACCGTCTAAGCCAATATGCGGCTATTTTTCTCGTTCCTGTACTCGTGGGACTTGTTTATTTACTCGTGAATCAAGAACCAGCAACCCGTGAAATTTCGCAATCACCTATCACCCATGGAAACAACAAAGCAATTTTGATTCTGTCCCAAGGGGAAACGATTGACTTATCGCCGGATCACGCACTACCCGCACTACCGGAAGGGATCGATTTAGTTTTACAAGGCGACAAACTCGTATATATTTCAGACTCCACGACAGAAAAAGAAAGACAATATCATGAACTAGTAACACCCCGTGGCGGGGAATTCAAAATCACCTTACCAGATGGAACATTCGTACATCTGAATTCGAATTCCAAATTAAGATTCCCGAAGAATTTTGCTCCCGACAAACGAGAGATATTCCTTTCGGGAGAGGCTTATTTCGAAGTAAGCAAAAACACGAACAAACCTTTTCTCGTTATCGCTGAAGACGTCCAAGTAAAAGTGTACGGAACCACATTTAATATAAACACATTACTTGAGAATCAAATACAAACTACGCTAGTCAAAGGCTCCGTCGGAATCCAGGTTCAAGATTCATCGCAAGAGTATATCTTGAAACCCAGCCAGCAAGCCATCGTGCAAAAAACTGACGGGGATATCACCATCCGGGATGTCGATACCACCCCGTACACGGCTTGGACAGAAGGTATATTCCTATTCGACAACGAACGTCTGGAAACTATTCTAGACAAGCTTGCCCTGTGGTATGACGTGGAACTATTTTATCAAAATGAATCCGTAAAGAACGTCTGCTTCACGGGTTACTTGAAACGATATGACAACATCGATGTCATCTTAAATGCCATTGAATCCACCGTTAGCGCTACATTTCATATAAAAGAAAGAACAATTATTATAAACAAAAACGAGTACACGAACAGGTAA
- a CDS encoding RNA polymerase sigma factor: protein MHTNEQFIKALNRKKEEAFQMLFKDYYASLVMYAMHYVRQEVAEDIVQDLMTLLWEKDTYFDSISAFHSFIYLFIRNRSINHLKHQKAELNYINYRQGESISDESEVFQVMEEEIYRIFFNVIDQLPERCKEIFKLHLAGKKENEIASQLGISLSTVKSQKQKAFQRLKERLNPLFFFLLFM, encoded by the coding sequence ATGCACACGAACGAGCAATTCATTAAAGCGCTAAACCGAAAAAAAGAGGAAGCCTTCCAAATGCTCTTCAAAGATTACTATGCATCTTTGGTCATGTACGCCATGCACTATGTCAGACAGGAAGTTGCCGAAGACATTGTGCAGGATTTAATGACCCTATTGTGGGAAAAAGACACGTATTTTGATTCTATCTCCGCATTTCATTCGTTTATCTATTTATTCATCCGGAATCGTTCGATCAACCACCTAAAACACCAAAAAGCAGAATTAAATTACATTAATTACCGGCAAGGAGAATCAATATCAGACGAATCGGAAGTTTTCCAAGTCATGGAAGAAGAGATTTACCGTATTTTCTTCAACGTCATTGATCAACTGCCGGAACGCTGTAAGGAAATATTCAAATTACACTTAGCCGGGAAAAAAGAAAATGAAATTGCCTCTCAACTCGGCATTTCCCTCTCAACGGTTAAAAGCCAAAAACAGAAGGCATTTCAACGTTTAAAAGAAAGACTGAACCCGCTATTTTTCTTTTTACTATTCATGTAA
- a CDS encoding dipeptidase, protein MKTFFLLLAAAFLFLQTGKACTIIVAGKKATVDGSVLNSHTDAGADCRIRVVAGQKFPKGSMAPVYYGIQRVDLPLDDNGEILGYIPQVEQTYTYFQSAYSHINEYQLCIGESTTSQRPELQVNKGEGKQIMTVEQAMIFALQRCKTAEEALTLITSLMEKYGFLPSCGPESECLTIADPEGVWVLELFSVGKNWTPESGKPGVIWAAQRVPDDEIAMIPNWSIIKEIDLSKPEQFRASSNYQQVAIENGWYSPASGKPFIWQDVYAPTPREWATNRFWLFVNTFAPSLDPLPSRRTNNPFDNLNQYIQYVEPLSVYPFSFKPEQKVSVKDFMDFQRSTFSGTIYDKENDAVWYYPDKNGNMVKSKLATPFPSSETQKLMKTTRRRLVARVDGEYGMVAQLRSDLPREIGGIYWVFQDNAYTSPYLPIFTGVTRIPEVYSTYNPKEYSDNSARWAIDFVDNLLYLNWQDGKKDLDAARAPMERSFFGRNAEIEKEFIALQKKNPKKATELLNKYTQECADTIMQTYVQLRNTLITKYTNNRMR, encoded by the coding sequence ATGAAAACCTTTTTTTTACTTCTAGCAGCAGCTTTCCTCTTTTTACAGACAGGAAAAGCCTGCACGATCATCGTGGCCGGCAAAAAAGCCACGGTTGACGGTAGTGTTTTAAATTCACACACGGATGCTGGTGCGGATTGTCGTATCCGGGTCGTGGCGGGCCAAAAATTCCCCAAAGGAAGTATGGCTCCCGTGTATTACGGCATACAGCGAGTTGACCTCCCCTTGGATGACAACGGGGAAATCTTAGGCTACATCCCGCAAGTTGAGCAAACCTACACATATTTCCAATCCGCTTACTCTCACATCAACGAGTACCAGCTATGTATCGGGGAAAGCACCACAAGCCAACGTCCCGAATTACAAGTAAACAAAGGAGAAGGGAAACAGATCATGACCGTGGAACAAGCCATGATTTTTGCCTTACAACGTTGCAAAACGGCAGAAGAGGCCCTCACCCTCATCACCTCGCTCATGGAAAAATACGGGTTCCTTCCCTCTTGCGGACCGGAATCAGAATGTCTCACGATCGCAGACCCGGAAGGAGTATGGGTTCTTGAACTTTTCAGTGTCGGTAAAAACTGGACCCCGGAAAGTGGTAAGCCGGGAGTGATCTGGGCCGCTCAACGAGTGCCGGACGATGAAATCGCCATGATTCCCAACTGGAGCATCATTAAAGAAATAGATCTTTCAAAACCGGAACAATTCCGTGCCTCTTCCAACTATCAGCAGGTAGCCATTGAAAACGGTTGGTATTCCCCGGCAAGCGGAAAACCTTTCATTTGGCAGGATGTTTATGCCCCGACTCCCAGAGAATGGGCCACAAACCGTTTTTGGTTATTTGTCAACACGTTCGCACCCTCTCTCGACCCGCTCCCGTCCAGACGTACCAACAACCCGTTTGATAACTTAAACCAGTATATCCAATACGTGGAACCGCTTAGCGTGTACCCGTTCTCCTTTAAACCGGAGCAAAAAGTTTCCGTGAAAGACTTCATGGACTTCCAACGTTCCACGTTCTCGGGAACCATCTATGACAAAGAGAATGACGCCGTTTGGTATTACCCGGACAAGAACGGGAACATGGTGAAAAGTAAACTGGCCACCCCTTTCCCATCCAGTGAAACGCAAAAATTAATGAAGACTACTCGCAGACGCCTAGTAGCACGGGTTGACGGGGAATACGGCATGGTTGCCCAGCTCCGCTCTGATCTTCCCCGGGAAATCGGTGGAATATACTGGGTTTTCCAAGATAACGCCTACACGTCGCCTTACCTGCCCATCTTCACGGGTGTGACCCGCATCCCGGAAGTCTATTCCACGTATAACCCCAAAGAATACTCTGACAATTCCGCTCGCTGGGCCATTGATTTTGTCGATAACTTACTCTACCTGAACTGGCAGGACGGAAAAAAGGATTTGGACGCCGCACGGGCTCCCATGGAACGATCATTCTTCGGACGTAACGCTGAGATCGAGAAAGAGTTTATCGCCTTACAAAAGAAAAATCCCAAGAAAGCAACAGAATTACTCAACAAATACACGCAGGAATGTGCCGACACTATCATGCAAACCTACGTACAACTTCGGAACACGCTGATCACAAAGTACACGAACAATAGAATGAGATAA